Below is a window of Halolamina sp. CBA1230 DNA.
CAGTCGACGGCTGTCGACACCGCCCGGGAGTCCGGGCTTTCGCCCGTCAGGACGGCGTCCACCGACGACGGTGGAGCGACTGTAGAGCCGGACGAGCAGCCTGCCGAGGACGGGGAGTTCGGCGTCACGATGGAGTCCTCGACGAACCTGACGGGCGGGTCGCTCGGCAGTTCGGCATCGAGCGGCGGTTCGGGGTCGGCGCCGGACGGACCTGACTCGGAGAACGAATCGATCCCCGACCCGACGGCCGATCGCGGCGAACGCCTCAGCCTGCTCGTCCGGCGCGCGGAGCTGCGGGACGAGGGCGAGGTCGTGGAGGCGTTCGTCGAGGGGATCGACGCGCTCGACGACGTGACCTGGGAGATGCTCGCTCACTACCGCGAGGTCGGGGAGGCCGCGCCGGTCGACGCCCACGTCGCCGCCGGCGGGTCGGGCAAGCGCCAGTACGCCTACGCGCGCAACCGCACGCTGCGGAAGGCGGGCGTAATCGAACACGGCGGTGCCGGCCGGTACCGCTACGCGCTACCCGACCTCGTCGCGGAGGCGTTCGACGGCAACGCCGCCGAGGAGGCGGTGTCCGACGCGGTCGACGCGATCGAGGCCGCGACAGACCTCGCATGAGGGCGCTGCCCGAGACCGGCGAAGGGCGCTGGCGGCTCGACCGCCACGCCCGGCTGGTGGTGTACGAAGCCGACGCCGGCGACGAGCTCGTCACCGTCTACGACTGCGGCGCGGCACAGAAACCGCCCTCCGCGCAGTTCATCGGTAACCTCGTCCGAGTGCGTGCGCCCCACGAGGTCGAGCGCTCGCCGACGGGGTACGTCGTCACGCTCCGGGAGGGCGGCACGCTTGTCGAGCAAGGGGAGGACCACTACGTGATCGAGGAACAGTGAGTTCCCGGTTCTGATGAACTCCTCTCCTAGTGAATTGTGGCGTGGCGGGATGCCCAGATAAACTATATAGCTATCGAGGCCACTTATTGCGGACACAGCTTGGACGAGAACGACAACACCGCTCGCAACCAACTTCAGCGCGGGTACGACGTACTCGCGGAGAACGCATCCGACTTGGATCGCGAGAGAAGTCCATGGGGAGACAGTCACTTCCAAGAACACTATTCGTGGCCTGCGACACGGCCGGTCCTACCCGAGCTCGCGGACAGGCGAGTCTTGCTCGCTGGATGCGGGCGCGGCGACTATGTGCCGTGGTTCCACGAGCAAGGGGCAACGGTCGTCGGCGTCGATGCAAGTGAAACCGCAATTCAACAGGCCCGTCAGCGGTTTGGTCAGAAGGCGACCTTCTACCATGCTAACCTGACGAATCCACTCGACTTTGCTGACAGCGATACGTTCGATCTCGTATTCAGTAATTTAGTGCTGAGCCATATCGAGGAGTGGACTCCCGTATTCGAGGAGTTCCACCGAGTTTTGCGGCCACAACAACCGCTCGTCGTGACGACCATCCACCCTCACTATCTCCGCTCAGATACCGAGGTCGAGGAGTACTACACAGTCACGAAGCTGATGAACGACTGGCCCGACGTTGAGATTCCGACGTACTATCGACCGATGAATGCAGTCATCACACCGTTTATCGAGGCTGGCTTTCAGCTTGAGACGGTCGACGAGCCCCAACCACAAGACGCATTCGCGGAGCACCATCCGGAGCGGTACCAAGACGCATTACGCCAGCCAGATCTTCTCGTTATCCGAGCACAAGTGGACTGAGAGAGCACACATACTTACCGGCTGTTCCGAACTGACCGCCAAACGAAGAGATCGCACGCCGCGCTACTGACACTCAGAGCGGCTCGACCAGATCGCGCAGCACCGCCTCGGGATCGTCCGCGAGCGCGACCCCTGACGCCAGCAGCACGCCGTCGGCGCCCAGATCCCGCGCGGCCGCTACGTCTTCGCCCGTCGCGATCCCCGCACCACAGAAAACCTCGACATCCTCGTCGACCCCGCTCGCGGCTTCCACGGCGTCGCGAACAATGTCCGGATTCGCCGTCGCGACGGACTCGTCGCCGCCGATGAGTTCCGGCGGTTCGACCGCGACCGCGTCGGGACCGAGCGCCGCCGCGGCCGCGATCTGGTCGGGGTTGTTCGCACAGACAACCGTCTCCAGGCTCGCGTTCTCGGCGGCGGCGAGGCTGGCGTCGATGTCGGCGAGTTTCAGGCGCTTCTCGGAGTGGTTCAGCAGCGTTCCGACCGCGCCGGTCGTCGCGACGGCGTCGGCGTGGGTGCTCCCGGTGTGGCTGCCGTGATCGACGGGGCTGACGTGCTGGGCCCACGTCTCCACGCCCGTGGCGGCGACGGCGCCCAGACGGGCGGCCTGGGGTGCGACCGCGATCCGGGCGCCGGTCTCGTCGGCGACGTCGGCCGCCGCTGACGCGACGGCGACGGGGTCGCAGTCGTACGCTTTGAGGTTGACGAGTACGAACACGTCGGGAGGCGGGCCCCGACCGGCAAATAGGTAGGCGGTTCGACGGCGGGCGTGGCGACGTTACTCGCCCTTGCGCTCGACGACGTCGCCGAGCGTCTGGGTCATCGAGGAGTCGGTCTCCCAGTCCGACGTGTCGTCGTCGGAGCCTTCCGCCAGCGAGACGTCGAGGCGCTTCTCGAGTTTCTTGCGTACCTCGTCGCTGGGGAGCACGTCCCCGCGTTCGAGCTTGCTGATCAGCGAAGCCTTCTCGTTGAGCTCCTTCGCCAGGTCCTCGCGGCTCAGCCCCTCGCGCTCGCGGGCCGCCCGGATCTGCTCGTCGTAGTCGCCCGCGATCTCGTCCATCTGGTCGAACATGTCGCGGCGGCGACCGCCACCGCCGCCGCTACTGCTCCCGCCGCTCGTGGAGGACGAGGAGGAGTCGTCCGAGGAGGACGTCGAGTACTTCGTCGACGTGGTCGACGTCGACTCGGTCTCGACGGTCGTGCCGAAGTCCTTGCAGTCGTCGCAGAGTTCGAGCTCCGCACCCTCGACTTTCGTCGTGGTGAGCGAGGACTTCTCCGCGCCGCACATCTCACACTGGGCCATACCCTAGGTAGCGCGTCGGACAGTAAAAAGGAACCGGCGGTCCCATCGGGCGGACAGTCCCGCCGTGCGTACACTTTTGACGCACAGCCCCAACGTCCCGACGATGAAGCTGTTCATCTCGGCGGACATGGAGGGGATCACCGGCGTCGCCACCCCCGAGGACGTCGTCAAGGGCGAACCGGAGTACGAACGCGGCGTGGACAACCTCCACGGCGACGTGAACGCGGCGGTCGAGGGCGCGGTCGCAGGCGGCGCCGACGAGGTGCTCGTCAACGACGCCCACTCGACGATGCGGAACCTCGACCGCGACCGCCTCGACGAGCGTGCCGCCCTGATCCGGGGGAACTCGAAGCCGCGGTCGATGATGCAGGGGCTGACGGGGGCGTTCGACGCCGCGCTGTTCGTCGGCTACCACGCGAAAGCCGGGACCGCCGAGGCGGTGCTCAACCACACGGTGTACGGGGAGCTGCTGCAGTCGCTCCACGTCGAGGGGCAGGAAGTGGGCGAGATGGGCTGGAACGCCCGTCTCGCGGGCGCGCTCGGCGTTCCGGTCGGCCTCGTCACCGGCGACGACGCGACGGTCACCGAGGCCGACGCGGAGCTTCCGGACGCGGAGACGGTCGCGGTCAAGGAGGCGGTCGACCGCTTCAGCGCCCGGTGTCGCCCCGGAGCCGAGACGCGGCCGGAGATCCGCGAAGCGAGCGAACGGGCCGTCGAACGCGCCGGTTCTGGGGAGCTCTCGACCGTGACGGCCGACGAGCCGACGACGATCACGGCCCGCTGGACGACGACGAACGCGGCGGCCAACGCCGCCCGGAAGCCCGAGGTGCGGCGCGAGGGCGGGCGCGAAACCGCGATAACCGCGGAGAACTACCCCGACGCGTTCGACGCCTCGATGGGGATGCTCCGCGCCGGCGCCGCCGGGCGGAACGAGCACTACGGGTGAACGGTCACACTACGAGTGAGCGATCACACCCCGGTCGAGCGGTCACTCCTCGACGCGACAGCGCAGGAACGGCCACTCGCCGTCGTCGAGTTCGCTCCGGACGCCGTAGCGCTCGACGACCGTCAGCCCCGCCGCCTCCAGCAGGCGTTCGGTCTCCTCGATCGCGGGGAACGACCACGCCATCCCCTCGCCGGAGTCCAGCCAGTCGTCGTTCTCGCCGGCCCAGTCGTCGCCGATACTGAACAGGAACTCCCCGTCCCGGCGCAGCACCCGTTCGACCTCGGCGTAGCAGTCGGCGTGGTCCGCGATCGGCAGGTGGATCACCGAGTAAAAGGCCGTGACCGCGTCGAAGCTGTCGGCCGCGAACGGGAGCGCCGTCATCTCCCCCGAGACGAGGTCGGCGTCGACGCGCTCGCGGGCGAGCCGGAGCTGCTCGCCCGAGAAGTCCAGCCCCACCGCGCGCTCGGCCGGGAGGAACTGCAGCGGCCCCTCACCGGCGCCACAGCCCAGGTCAAGCAGTCGTGGGTCCGCGGGCAGCGACTCCCGGAGGTCGACCAACCCCTCGTTGTCGGCGGGGTCGCCCGTCCGGTCGGCGTCGTACTCGTCGGCCATCCCGTCGTACCCCGTCCGAACCGTCGATCGCTGCTCGTCCACGCTCGTAGCGTGAACCCCGGGGGTGAAACGCGTTCCGCCTCCTCGTGAACATATCTCACGGTCGAACTATCAGATCTCGGATCTGGAACGTACGTTTATTGAGGAGGGCTCACGAACGACGGGTGTGACGCCGCCCCGGGAGTCGCCGTTCGCCGACCGTCGCGTTCTCGTTCTCGGGAACGGCGACAGAGCCGCGGCGCTCGTCGACAGCCTCGCTGCCGACGGGATCGAGGCGACGCGGGCGGAGTCGACTCCCGAGGCACTCGCGACGCTCGACGCGGTCGAGGTGGCGCTGCTGGTCGTGATCGACGGGATCGAGGGCCGCCCCGCCGACGTGTTCGGCGCCGCCGCGCGCCGCGGCCACCAGCTCCCCGGCGTGTTCGTCGGCTCGAAAGCCAGACAGCTCCCGCCGGGGGTCGAACAGGCGCCCGCGGGCGCCGACGCCGCCGCGGCGGTGATCCGCCAGCGCCTGCTCGCGGCGAGTGCGGCGGACGCGGAGCCGGCAGTCGAACACGACCCGCTGGCCGCCTACGGCGACACGGTCTCTCACGAGCTCCGGAACCACCTGAGTGCGGCCCGTCTCGCGGTCGACTCGCTGGAGGGGCCGACGGTCGAACAGGCACGGAACGCGCTCGATCGACTGGAGGGGCTGGCCCGCGAGGCGGAGGCGATCGCCGGCGGCGATATCGAGCCGAACGAGCAGGTGTCGCTCGCGACGGTCGGGGAGGACGCCGCCGGCCGCGTTCGCGCGCCCGAGGCGTCGATCCGCGTCGGGGCCGACGGGACGGTCCGGGCCGACCCGGAGCTGTTGACGCTGCTGCTCGAGAACTTGATCCGCAACTCGGCCGAACACGGCGGCGAGGGCGTGACCGTCCGCGTGATCGACACCGACGCCGGCTTCGCGGTCGTCGACGACGGCCCGGGGTTCGGCGACGCCGACCCGTTCGAGTGGGGGTACTCCACCGACGACGGGCAGGGTGCCGGGCTCGGGATCGTCCAGCGGATCGCCGACGCCCACGGCTGGGAGATCCGTGCGGCGAACGACGACGGCGCGCGGGTCGAACTCGAAACTTAGTCGTCCGCCTCGGCGGCGGCCTGACAGCTCTCCATCCACTCGTTTGCCCACGACTCGATCTCGTCGAACACGGGCGCGAGCGACTCACCTTTCCCCGTCAGCGAGTAGTACGTCGCGACCGGCGCGTCCTCCTCCAGCCGGCGCTCGACGAACCCGGACTCCTGGAGATCGTCGAGCACACGCGAGAGCGTGCGGGCGTTCGCCTCGGTCGAGCGCTTGAGCTCGTTGAACCGCTTCTCGCCCTCGGTCAGGTCGTGGAGCACGACCAGCCGCCACTGGGAGCCGATCTGTTCGACCGCGTCGACGACCGGACAGACTTCCGTCGCCTGCCCCTCCGTCGATCCGTCCTCTGTCGCCGTTCCGGGCTCCTCCATATCGGTGGACATCTGTTACCCGGTTGTGCGCCGACAGTGATAACGGCTTCCCCGGAACTATCAGACCTTTGAAAACGCTCGCTGAACGGCGGTATAGAGAGCCAAACAAAGTCACCGAGGTCCGCTTGTCCGTTCGAACGATGAGCTACGAGGCGTATCTGAACGACCGGAACGTGATCCTCACCGTCGCGCCGACCGGAGGCGTTCACGGAAAGGACAAGAACCAGAACCTCCCCGAACAGCCCGAGGAGATCGCCGAACAGGTCGCCGCCTGCGAGGAGCTCGGCGCGTCGATCTGTCATCTCCACGCCCGCGACGAGCACGGCGAGAACGACGCGGGCCGGATCCAGGAGGTGAACGACGCGGTCCGGGAGCGGTGTGACGACATCGTCATCCAGAACACGACAGGCGGGCAGAGCACCTACGACGCCCGCGTCCAGGGGATCAGAACCGACCCCGCACCCGACATGGCGAGCCTCGACATGGGGCCGTTCAACCGCGGGCAGCACATCATCACCGAACACACCCGCAACAACATCGACCAGCTGGCCGCGGAGATGCGAAAGAAGGGGATCAAACCCGAACTCGAGTGTTTCAACAACGGCCACATCAACGAGGTGTACCGGCTGATCGAACGCGACGCGCTGGAGGAGCCGTACTACTTCAACCTCGTGTTCGGCCACGGGACGTTCACGCCGCCGACGCCGGAGAACGTCCTCAACCTCGTTTCGAACCTCCCGGAGAGCTCCGAGTTCAACCTCCTCGCGGTCGGGCGCCACCAGCTCCCGCTGACGACGCTGTCGATGATTCTCGGCGGCCACGTCCGCGTCGGGATGGAGGACAACCTCTACTACCGGAAGAGCGAGCCGGTCCAGTCGAACGCCCAGCTGGTCGATCGAACCGCCCGCATCGCCGACCTGCTGGAGGCCGACCTCGCGACGCCAGCCGAGACCCGCGAACGCCTCGGCATCGAGTAGGGCCAGGCGCTGGCTAACATAGTGTCCGGCGGTCGTCGGTGGGATCGATGACGTGCCCCTACCTCGACTACCGGCGCAGCGACGAGGATCACGAGTTCGACCACGACCGCCCCTACTGCACCGTCGCCGAGGAGTTCGTCTCGCCGATGAAAGCCGACATCTGTAACGACCGCCACGAGTTCGATCACACGAGCGACTGCGAGACGTACCCCGACGAGCAAGCGTCGGAGGAGAAAGAGAGCGGAAGCGAGGCGATCCGAGCCGACGCCTCCGAGTAGGTACGCGGGTGGTAACGAAGGTGGCGTCCGCCACACTCCGGCGTATGGCTCTCGAGACAGCGGAGGAGTACACCGTTCGCTGGTTCGACCCCGCGGACCGCGAGCCGTTCCTCGACCTCTACACTGACACGTTCGGCGGGGGGAGCGACGAGTGGTTCCAGTGGAAGTACGTCGACACCCCCCGCGTCGCCCACGTCCCGATCCTCGTCGCGACCGCCGACGGCGAGTTCGCCGGCGCCCGCGCACAGGTGCCGTTCCTGATGCGAGCCGGTGACGAAACCGCCCTCGCGATGCGCTTTGGCGACACGATGGTCCACCCCGACCACCGCCGTCACGGCGTGTTCAGCCGGCTGACCGAGCGCGCGCTCGACCACTACGGCGAGATGCCGGTGCAGTTCTGCTACAACGTCCCGAACGACCTCTCGCGGTCGGGGTTCCTGAAAGCAGGCGGCGAGATCGTCGCGAACCTCCCGTCGTTCTACCGCGTCCAGCAGCCGGGCGCGCTCGCGGCCGGCACCGACCTCCCGATCACGATCGCGGCGCGGGCAGCCGCACCCGCCGTACGCGCGTACCTCCGTGGCCGCGACCAGCTCGCGTCGGTCCCCGAGGGTGTGAACGTGGTCGAGCACGCCGAGATCCCCGTCCCGCTGCTCGCCCGGCTCTACCGGCGCGGTCGTCCGTCGTCGGTCCACGCCGTCCGCGACGAGCCGTTCCTCGAGTGGCGCTACCACAACCCCGACTGGGAGTACCGGGCGTTCTCGGCGGGCAGCGGCGGCCGGACCGACGCAGCGATCGTCACCGGCACCCGGACCGACGAGGACGGCGTGACCACGACGCACGTCGTGGACGTGCTCCCGCTCGCGTCGTCGGATCGGCGGGACACGGCGCTCCGTTCGCTGCTCGCGGCGATCACGAGTGCGTTCCGAGACTCGGACCTGCTCGCGTACTGTGGGACGGCGATCCCGCGGTCGCTCCTCGCGGCCCACGGGTTCCAGTCCGACGGCCGGCTCCCGCTCTCGCAGGTGACTTCGCCGACGAAGCTGGTCGCCTACGACGTCGGCGACGGCGACTGGTCGGTCGGCGGGGTCGACGTCGCCGACCCGCGGGGCTGGGCGCTGTCCGACGTCGAACTCGACGCGCGGTAGATGGGCGATCCCCGGCACGGTTAGTCGGCGCCGTGGTCGGGGCAGTCGGGGCATAACGAACCCGTTCCCGTGAAAGCTCGCGACCATGAGCGACGCCGGCGACACGACCGTCGTCCCCGTTCGACAGCCCGGACCCCGATCGACTCGCCGTTCCGAGGTGAACACTCGTGGGTGACGTGGTCGTCTCGATCGACGCGGAGCTGGCCTGGGGGTACCACGACCTCCCGACCGCGCCCGACCGCATCGACCACGCACGGGAGGGGTGGCACGCCACGCTCAGCCTCCTGGCGAAACACGACGTTCCGGCGACGTGGGGGATCGTCGGCCACCTCCTGCTCGACGAGTGCGACGGGAGCCACGAGGACCACCCGCTCGGACCGTCGTGGTTCTCCTGTTCCGCCGGCCGCGCGACGGTCGACGACGACTGGCACGCGCCGAAGCTGGTCGAGGCCGTGCGGTCGTCCGAGCAGGACCACGAACTCGCGTCCCACAGCTTCTCACACGTCGTGATGGACGTCGACGGGGTCACGCGGGCCGTGGCGGACGCGGAGATCGAGAAGTCGATAGCGACGGCCGAGCGCCGTGGTCTCGACTTCGAGAGCTTCATCTTCCCTCGGAACGGCATCGCTCACCGGGACGTGCTCGCGGATCGCGCGGTGCGCTGCTACCGCGGGTGGCCGCCGGATCGCTGGTACGACGAGTCACTGGCCCGCCCGCTGGTGAAGCTCGCGGACTGGTCACGGCTCGGCACCGCGCCGCCGATCGTCACACCGACCGTCGACGAACACGGGCTCGTGAACGTGCCGGCGTCGCTGTACCTGTTCAGCTTCGAGGGGCCGGCACGGCGCGT
It encodes the following:
- a CDS encoding class I SAM-dependent methyltransferase, whose product is MDENDNTARNQLQRGYDVLAENASDLDRERSPWGDSHFQEHYSWPATRPVLPELADRRVLLAGCGRGDYVPWFHEQGATVVGVDASETAIQQARQRFGQKATFYHANLTNPLDFADSDTFDLVFSNLVLSHIEEWTPVFEEFHRVLRPQQPLVVTTIHPHYLRSDTEVEEYYTVTKLMNDWPDVEIPTYYRPMNAVITPFIEAGFQLETVDEPQPQDAFAEHHPERYQDALRQPDLLVIRAQVD
- a CDS encoding class I SAM-dependent methyltransferase — its product is MDEQRSTVRTGYDGMADEYDADRTGDPADNEGLVDLRESLPADPRLLDLGCGAGEGPLQFLPAERAVGLDFSGEQLRLARERVDADLVSGEMTALPFAADSFDAVTAFYSVIHLPIADHADCYAEVERVLRRDGEFLFSIGDDWAGENDDWLDSGEGMAWSFPAIEETERLLEAAGLTVVERYGVRSELDDGEWPFLRCRVEE
- a CDS encoding M55 family metallopeptidase, coding for MKLFISADMEGITGVATPEDVVKGEPEYERGVDNLHGDVNAAVEGAVAGGADEVLVNDAHSTMRNLDRDRLDERAALIRGNSKPRSMMQGLTGAFDAALFVGYHAKAGTAEAVLNHTVYGELLQSLHVEGQEVGEMGWNARLAGALGVPVGLVTGDDATVTEADAELPDAETVAVKEAVDRFSARCRPGAETRPEIREASERAVERAGSGELSTVTADEPTTITARWTTTNAAANAARKPEVRREGGRETAITAENYPDAFDASMGMLRAGAAGRNEHYG
- a CDS encoding helix-turn-helix domain-containing protein; the protein is MEEPGTATEDGSTEGQATEVCPVVDAVEQIGSQWRLVVLHDLTEGEKRFNELKRSTEANARTLSRVLDDLQESGFVERRLEEDAPVATYYSLTGKGESLAPVFDEIESWANEWMESCQAAAEADD
- a CDS encoding GNAT family N-acetyltransferase, whose product is MALETAEEYTVRWFDPADREPFLDLYTDTFGGGSDEWFQWKYVDTPRVAHVPILVATADGEFAGARAQVPFLMRAGDETALAMRFGDTMVHPDHRRHGVFSRLTERALDHYGEMPVQFCYNVPNDLSRSGFLKAGGEIVANLPSFYRVQQPGALAAGTDLPITIAARAAAPAVRAYLRGRDQLASVPEGVNVVEHAEIPVPLLARLYRRGRPSSVHAVRDEPFLEWRYHNPDWEYRAFSAGSGGRTDAAIVTGTRTDEDGVTTTHVVDVLPLASSDRRDTALRSLLAAITSAFRDSDLLAYCGTAIPRSLLAAHGFQSDGRLPLSQVTSPTKLVAYDVGDGDWSVGGVDVADPRGWALSDVELDAR
- a CDS encoding 3-keto-5-aminohexanoate cleavage protein, with translation MSYEAYLNDRNVILTVAPTGGVHGKDKNQNLPEQPEEIAEQVAACEELGASICHLHARDEHGENDAGRIQEVNDAVRERCDDIVIQNTTGGQSTYDARVQGIRTDPAPDMASLDMGPFNRGQHIITEHTRNNIDQLAAEMRKKGIKPELECFNNGHINEVYRLIERDALEEPYYFNLVFGHGTFTPPTPENVLNLVSNLPESSEFNLLAVGRHQLPLTTLSMILGGHVRVGMEDNLYYRKSEPVQSNAQLVDRTARIADLLEADLATPAETRERLGIE
- the tpiA gene encoding triose-phosphate isomerase, with the translated sequence MFVLVNLKAYDCDPVAVASAAADVADETGARIAVAPQAARLGAVAATGVETWAQHVSPVDHGSHTGSTHADAVATTGAVGTLLNHSEKRLKLADIDASLAAAENASLETVVCANNPDQIAAAAALGPDAVAVEPPELIGGDESVATANPDIVRDAVEAASGVDEDVEVFCGAGIATGEDVAAARDLGADGVLLASGVALADDPEAVLRDLVEPL
- a CDS encoding polysaccharide deacetylase family protein, which encodes MGDVVVSIDAELAWGYHDLPTAPDRIDHAREGWHATLSLLAKHDVPATWGIVGHLLLDECDGSHEDHPLGPSWFSCSAGRATVDDDWHAPKLVEAVRSSEQDHELASHSFSHVVMDVDGVTRAVADAEIEKSIATAERRGLDFESFIFPRNGIAHRDVLADRAVRCYRGWPPDRWYDESLARPLVKLADWSRLGTAPPIVTPTVDEHGLVNVPASLYLFSFEGPARRVARLLGRSPIVSAAKRGIDEAVGADGVFHLWFHPHNLLQPDGVERLDAVLEHVARRREETDLTVRTMGEVAAGVLGERGAERSAHPPTD
- a CDS encoding multiprotein bridging factor aMBF1, with product MAQCEMCGAEKSSLTTTKVEGAELELCDDCKDFGTTVETESTSTTSTKYSTSSSDDSSSSSTSGGSSSGGGGGRRRDMFDQMDEIAGDYDEQIRAAREREGLSREDLAKELNEKASLISKLERGDVLPSDEVRKKLEKRLDVSLAEGSDDDTSDWETDSSMTQTLGDVVERKGE
- a CDS encoding sensor histidine kinase KdpD, whose translation is MTPPRESPFADRRVLVLGNGDRAAALVDSLAADGIEATRAESTPEALATLDAVEVALLVVIDGIEGRPADVFGAAARRGHQLPGVFVGSKARQLPPGVEQAPAGADAAAAVIRQRLLAASAADAEPAVEHDPLAAYGDTVSHELRNHLSAARLAVDSLEGPTVEQARNALDRLEGLAREAEAIAGGDIEPNEQVSLATVGEDAAGRVRAPEASIRVGADGTVRADPELLTLLLENLIRNSAEHGGEGVTVRVIDTDAGFAVVDDGPGFGDADPFEWGYSTDDGQGAGLGIVQRIADAHGWEIRAANDDGARVELET